In Desulfomonile tiedjei DSM 6799, a genomic segment contains:
- a CDS encoding tetrahydromethanopterin S-methyltransferase subunit H family protein — protein MADYRPVKIGDLTIGGSLGATSGLVVGSIFYDKHSIVSDVFAGEFDEKRAARLVDRVNTLSERYGVQMAFDVIAASSEAMGRFLEFVGARTRLPLLINSTEAEVRLAGLEAATKLGILDRCIYASLNEDTEGAEIEALGRHLPATVLILASNIDNPTPEGCCEMIETLFHPMLKEIGCSVPIVDVGTMDPPSIGLNLREIQSVRERFGYPAGCAFSNAFSQWTALYQLGREWIDLSLATALVACRAAGGDFLHYGIIEKATMAAHVAATAEVFYGFAAQELDGQNLSQGHALWKMFKLSPDRK, from the coding sequence TTGGCAGACTATCGCCCAGTTAAGATCGGAGACCTAACCATAGGAGGGTCACTGGGGGCTACATCGGGCCTTGTTGTAGGAAGTATTTTCTACGACAAGCACTCGATTGTTTCTGACGTCTTTGCAGGCGAATTTGACGAAAAGCGTGCGGCAAGATTGGTGGATCGGGTGAACACGCTTTCAGAACGCTACGGCGTGCAGATGGCTTTTGACGTCATCGCCGCGTCTTCGGAAGCCATGGGGAGATTCTTGGAATTCGTCGGCGCACGCACAAGGCTTCCCTTGTTGATCAACTCCACCGAGGCTGAGGTACGTCTCGCCGGACTGGAAGCCGCTACCAAACTCGGGATTCTGGATCGGTGCATCTATGCGTCGCTCAACGAAGACACGGAAGGAGCAGAAATTGAGGCACTGGGACGCCATTTGCCTGCAACGGTCTTGATCCTTGCCAGCAACATCGACAACCCCACACCTGAGGGTTGTTGCGAAATGATCGAGACTCTTTTTCATCCGATGTTGAAAGAGATTGGCTGTTCGGTCCCGATTGTCGATGTGGGCACGATGGACCCCCCATCCATCGGACTGAACTTGCGGGAAATCCAGTCAGTACGCGAACGGTTCGGTTATCCGGCTGGCTGTGCGTTCTCCAATGCCTTTTCGCAATGGACAGCCTTGTACCAACTAGGTCGGGAGTGGATCGATTTGTCCTTGGCAACCGCACTTGTGGCGTGCCGTGCGGCGGGAGGGGATTTTTTGCATTACGGCATCATTGAGAAAGCCACCATGGCTGCCCATGTGGCCGCCACAGCGGAAGTCTTCTATGGCTTTGCGGCCCAGGAGCTGGACGGCCAGAATTTGTCACAAGGACACGCACTATGGAAGATGTTCAAATTGTCCCCAGACAGGAAGTGA